A window of Bacteroidales bacterium genomic DNA:
CCCATTTCCACACTGCCCGAAATGCACTGGGTAACATTCATGATAATGATTCCCCTAAAACAGGCATCTGAAATTGCATTAATAAACCAATCATGCTCAGGTGCATTTCCGGCACCGAATGTTTCGAGGATTACAGCATGGAGACCCTGAATATTCAAGGTTGCTTCCACCGTGGCCTGGTTAATTCCCGGAAATAGCTTCAGAATGACAATATTGGTATCCAGGTGCTTATTCACTATAAGCGGTAGTTTATTATCGTAATAGTGAATGGCACTGTAATTATATCTTATATGGACACCGCTTTCGGCAAGCGGAGGATAGTTACCTGATAAAAAAGCATTAAAATCCTCTGTATTGTTCTTGGTTGTCCTGTTGCCCCTGTAAAGCCTGTTTTCAAAGTAAATAGCAACCTCCGGAACAACAGGGTCCCCGTTTTTAACGGATGCTGCAATTTCAACGGCTGATATAAGATTTTCCTTTCCATCGGTGCGCAATGACCCTATCGGGAGCTGCGATCCGGTAAAAATCACCGGTTTAGCAAGGTTTTCAAGCATAAAGCTCAAAGCCGATGCAGAATAAGACATTGTATCGGTCCCGTGCAGCACTATGAATCCATCGATATTGTTGTAATTGCTTTCAATAATTTCAGCCACTTTAATCCATGCAGAAGGACTTATGTTGGATGAATCGAGTGGAGGATTAAAGGCATAGGAATTCAGATTATATCCGAACTTCTTCAGTTCCGGAACTTCCTCCAGTATATTGTCAAACCGGAAAGGCTTCAGCGCCCCGGTCTCCTGGTCCTGCACCATGCCGATGGTTCCGCCGGTGTAGATGATGAGGAGGGATGGTTTGTGGATCATTGTTTAGCTTTTAAAAGATCGTCATTGCGAACCCCGGTTCCTACGGGGTGAAGCAATCTGCCCGAACAGGCAGTACTTAACCAGAAGCAGTGATCAGTGTTCATTAGTCTGTAGTCTGTTAGTCTGTTAGTTGTATACTATCTGTATATATTATTTGGTCTGACGAAGTCGGAGACTTCGCCTAGCATTTCTCCATCCATAATCCGGCATCCGGCATCTGTCTTTGCATCGTCCTGCCTGTGCCGGCAGATTGCTTCGTCGCATTATACTTCTCTATAATCAATGATCGGTAAGGCTCCTCGCAATGACGTGCTCGTTCGGCCAGTATCCAGTATCCAGTATCCAGTATCCAGTATCCAGCATCCGGCCTGCTACATCAATCGCTAATCCTAAAAAGTCTCTCAGCGTTATTCGTAGTCACTGACGCTACTTCTTCCAAAGGTATATTTTTAATATCATGAATTACCT
This region includes:
- a CDS encoding asparaginase, which translates into the protein MIHKPSLLIIYTGGTIGMVQDQETGALKPFRFDNILEEVPELKKFGYNLNSYAFNPPLDSSNISPSAWIKVAEIIESNYNNIDGFIVLHGTDTMSYSASALSFMLENLAKPVIFTGSQLPIGSLRTDGKENLISAVEIAASVKNGDPVVPEVAIYFENRLYRGNRTTKNNTEDFNAFLSGNYPPLAESGVHIRYNYSAIHYYDNKLPLIVNKHLDTNIVILKLFPGINQATVEATLNIQGLHAVILETFGAGNAPEHDWFINAISDACFRGIIIMNVTQCISGSVEMGLYETSRKLTAAGVISGHDITSEAAVTKLMFLLGAGKDVNWIKENLKQSLRGEMTVV